In Seonamhaeicola sp. S2-3, the genomic window GAAAAAGAACATACAGCTAAATACAATGCCTCTTTTCCTAAAGAAGTAAAAGCATCTGTTTATACCAAAGAAGAAGTACATAAAAGCAAGTTTTATAAAACCGTTTGGGGAGATCGTTACAGAGAATATTACGGTGTTAAAGTTAATGCACCAACGGTAAATTTAGATACACTATTTGGAGGTTTAAAACCATTTAGAAAAGGAGGCGGACATCAATCAAAATCATTACACTTAAAAGATAAAGCGGGTAAACGCTATGTTATGCGGGCTATAAGAAAAAGTGCGGTTGTGTACCTGCAAGCTATGGCTTTTAAAGATCAATATATTGAAGGGCAGTTCGATAATACTTTAACAGAACGGTTATTGCAAGATTTCTATACAGGCTCTCATCCTTATGCGCCATTTGTAACTGGAGAACTGTCAGATGCTGTAGGTTTATACCACACCAATCCTGTGTTGTATTACGTGCCTAAACAAGATGCTTTAGGACAATTTAATACTAATTTTGGGGATGAATTGTATATGATAGAAGAGCATGTTTCTGATGGTCATGGAAATCTTAAAAGTTTTGGATATTCTAACAAAATAGAAAGTACTGATGATTTAATTAAAAAACTGCGTAAGGACGAAAAATATGAGGTAGATGATATCATGTTTTTAAGAGCACGTTTATTTGATATGGCTATTGGAGATTGGGATAGACATATAGACCAGTGGCGATGGGCCGAGTTTAAAGATAAAGCTTCTGGAAAAATAATTTACAAACCCATTCCAAGAGATAGAGATCAAGCTTTTTCAATAATGGGAGATGGTGCCTTAATGAATTTTGCAACTAGGGTGATTCCGCCTTTAAAATTAATGGAAGGTTTTAATGAAGATATTAGAAATGTAAAAGGTTTTAATTATAGCCCGTTTTCATTAGATATGATGCTGCTTAACAAAACAACTTTAAAACAGTGGCAAGAACAAGCCTTATACATTCAAGAGCATATTACAGATGATGTTATAGATAAGGCTTTTAAAGAATTTCCTAAAGAAGTACAAACCCAAACAATTTTAAAAATCAAACAAATTTTAAAACAAAGACTTAAAAACCTACCCCAAATAGCAAATCGTTATTACCATGCTTTAAATAAATATGTGCTTGTAACGGGTACCGATAAGGATGATTTTTTTGAAATTGAAAGAATGCCTAACGGAAATACTAAAGTTACTGGGTATAGAATTAAAAAAGGCAAAAAGGCAGATGTGTTTTATGAGAAACTATTCAATGCTAATGAAACCAAAGAAGTTTGGGTCTATGGAATAGATGATGAAGATGTATTTAAAGTTTTTGGCGAAGGTGATAATTTAATTAAAATGCGTTTAGTGGGTGGGCAAAATAACGATGTTTATACCATAGAAAACGGTAAAAAAATAAAAATTTACGATTATAAAACTAAGAAAAACACCTTCGCTACAAATAAAGGAATTAAAAAGCTAACAGATAATTATGAAACCAATATTTATGATTATACCAAGCCTAAAAGTAATACCAATCAATTTATTCCAACAATAGGGGCTAATCCTGATGATGGATTAAAAATAGGCTTTATAAATACTTATACACATTACGGTTTTGCTAGAAATCCATTTACATCACAACATACTGTTTCTGGCGCATACTATTTTGCAACAAACGGCTATGATGTTGCGTACAATGCAGAATTTGCTAATGTAGTTGGTAATATGAACCTTCAATTAAATGTAAGATTTACAAGTCCTAATTATGCCATTAACTTTTTTGGTTTTGGTAATGAAACAAACAACCCAGAGGCTGATGAAAATGATGGTTTAGATGTAGGTTTAAACTATAACAGAGTAAAATTGCAAACCTTAAAATTTTCACCAGCATTGATATGGAAAGGTGAGTTAGGAGCTAGCTTTAAAATAGGACTTAACTATGAATCTATTGAAGTAGAAGAAACCGAAGGTCGATTTATAAATGAATTTATAGGCGATAATATTGAAACTAATAATACGTTTTTAGGTGCTAAAATGGAATATAGTTATCATAATAAAGATAACGAAGCCTTTCCTACTTTAGGTATGGAATCTAATTTTCAATTAGGTTACACAACAAACATAGATAATTCAAAGAGTTTTGGGTATTTTATCCCTTCGTTGGGTATTGATTATAAGGTAATACCAAGTGGGCAATTAGTTTTGGCTTCTAAAGTAAAAGCGCATATAAATATTGGTGATGAAGATGATATAGAATTTTACCAAGGCGCTAACATTGGTGCAAATAGCGGATTACGAGGTTACAGAAATGAACGTTTTACAGGGATGTCTTCCTTTGTGCAAAGTACAGACTTGCGCTTAAACCTTAGAAAAATTAAAACGGGGTTGTTGCCATTAAATTTTGGCGTTTACGGTGGTTTTGATTATGGTCGTGTTTGGTACAAAGAAAATCATTCTAATGTTTTGAATACCTCTATAGGCGGTGGCGTTTTTGCAAATGCAGCAGATGTGATAACTTTAAATTTATCGGCTTTTAATAGTGATGACGGTGTGCTTTTAGCTTTCAAACTAGGTTTTGGGTTTTAATTAAGGCTTAATTTGTATAAATTACCTCCTTCGCCATGGGCTTTTTCATCTGTAATTAATAAAGTGTTGTTATCTTTAAAGCAAATGCCTTCTTTTTGTGAGATGTAATCAAAAGGTATTTCGGTTACATCGCCATTAAAAAAGTCGTCACCTTTAAAGTTAGAGAATACCCAAACAGATTTAGGTGTTAATAACACCATCTGTTTACCATCATTACTTATGTCTGCAGAGGTAATCCAGCAATCAGATTCATTACAAGTGTTAAAAGACCCTACTAATTCTGCAACATGATTGCCTTTTGTTGCAGGCAGCTTGTAAAGATTGGTTTTTCCAAAGTTATTTTTTACACGACTTTTTGTAAATAAATACAAGCTATCATTGTAATGAAAAAAGGCTTCGCAGTCAAAAAACATTTTTTTCTTTTTAGGCGGGAATTTTGTTTGATTTTTAAACTTAAAGCTAATACGTTCAACATCCACTTTTTTACCTTCTTTTAAAGCAGTTTTGTTAACCTTTAAAATGGCTAAGTTATCTCTTTTGTTGTTGTTATTACCAAAGTCGCCTATATAAAGATTTCCTTGAGAGTCTGATGTTAAATCTTCCCAATCATGGTTTTTAGCATTAATTTTCAACTCGCTAATAATTTCTCCTTTGGTATTTAAACTATATAATAACGGTTTGTTTCCGCTATCATTTAGCATCCAAATTACATTGGAGTTTTCAATAATTTCAGTACCAGAAACTTCCTTTAAATCATTAGGCAAATCATTTATAAATTTTAATTTCCCTGTATTACAGGATGTTGATAAGGCTAAAAGAAATAAGAACGATTGTTTAAGCATATAGTAGATTTAAATGCTAAATTTACATTGATTTTTTTATTTATGGAATATTATGATGTTATAATAATTGGAGGTGGTGCAGCTGGTTTTTTTGCAGCAATAAATGTAGCAGAAATAAATCCTGATTTACGGATAGCTATCTTAGAGAAAAGTAAAGAAGGTTTGCAAAAAGTAAAAGTTTCTGGTGGAGGGCGTTGCAATGTAACACATGCAGAATTTATGCCTTCAGAGTTGGTTCAAAATTATCCAAGAGGCGAAAAAGAATTACTAGGGCCATTTCATCAGTTTATGACTGGAGATACTATTGCATGGTTTGAAAAGCGCGGAGTTGCCCTAAAAATTGAAGAAGACGGACGCATGTTTCCAGAATCTAATTCTTCTCAAACTATAATTGATTGTTTTTTAACAGAAGCTAACAAGCATAAGGTAGCTGTTTTTTACAGTACCACAGTTCAATCTATCAATAAACATCAAGAGTTTTGGGAGATAAAAACCAATACCAATAATTTTCATGCTAAAAACATTGTGGTTGCTACCGGAAGTAGCCCAAAAGTATGGCGGTTATTAGAAAAATTGAATCATCATATTGTAAAACCTGTACCTTCATTGTTTACTTTTAATGTAAATGATAAACGTATTAAAAACATCCCTGGCGTGGTGGCTCAAGATGTTTTGGTTAAGGTTTTAAGTTCTAAATTAGAATCTCAGGGACCACTGCTTATAACGCATGTTGGTTTTAGCGCACCAGCCATTTTAAAACTATCGGCTTGGGGCGCTATAGAATTAGCTGAAAAAAATTATAAATTTCAAATTGAAATTAATTTCATAAAGCAAGATTTTCAGGAGTGTTTAGGTGCTTTAAAAGACATTAAACAAGCATTAGCCAAAAAAACAGTTTTTAAATTTTCACAGTTTGAATTGCCTAAAAGATTATGGCAACAATTGGTATTAGCATCAACTATTGATGAGAGCACTAAATGGGCAGAAATAAATAAAAAGCAGTTAGAGACCTTGGCAACTCAATTAACCAAGGCTGTATTTAATGTTGATGGTAAAAGTACTTTTAAAGAGGAATTTGTTACAGCAGGTGGCGTAGATTTAAAAGAAGTTAACTTTAAAACCTTTGAAAGTAAGCTACATAAAAACCTTTATTTTGCAGGAGAGGTGTTAAATATTGATGCCATTACGGGTGGGTTTAATTTTCAAAACGCATGGACAGGAGCTTACATTGTTGCTAAAAATATTTCAAATTAAATGAAAACTTTCATAGCGCTTTTAAGGGGAATTAATGTTGGCGGACAAAAGCGAATTCCTATGGCAGAACTTTGTGAGTTACTAGAGAAAAAAGGCTTTAAAGAAGTGAGAACCTATATTCAAAGTGGGAATGTTATTTTTAATTCTTCAGAAACAAATGAAGACGCTTTGGCTTTAAAAATTCAAGAGGCCATAAAAGCACATTTTAGATTTGAAGTACCTGTTTTGGTGATTTTACCAAGTGAATTAAAACAAATATTTAATGATTGTCCGTTTCCACAAGAAAAAAAAGAGCATAGTTATTTTACATTTTTGTTTACCAATCCAGATAAAAATTTTGTAGAAAAACTCACTGCTACATCTTACCCTAATGAAGAGTTTCTAATTACGCCTAATTGTATTTATTTTTATTGTACTATTGGTTACGGTAAAGCTAAATGCAGCAATAATTTTTTTGAAAACAAGCTAAAAACTACTTCTACTGCTAGAAATTATAAAACCGTGCTAAAGTTGTTATCTTTGACATCTCAAATAACTTAAATGACTGTAAACGATTTTATACCAAAAGAAGCATATAAAACCAGTGCAAACGGAAGCGTAACTTGGGAGTCTCCAAGTAATATTGCTTTAGTGAAATACTGGGGAAAAAAAGAAAACCAAATTCCAGCTAACCCTTCTATAAGTTTTACCCTTAGCGGTTGTAAAACCACCACTAAATTGAGTTATTCTAAAAAAGAAACCTCTAATAATTTTTCATTTGAAGTATTTTTAAATGATGAAAAAAAAGACAGTTTCAAGCCTAAAATAGACACCTTTTTTAAGCGTATTGTGCAGTATGTTCCATTTATTAAAAATTATCATTTTGTAATAGAAACTACCAATACGTTTCCTCACAGTTCAGGAATAGCGTCTTCTGCTTCTGGTATGAGTGCTTTAGCTTTATGTTTAATGAGTGTTGAACGTTCTTTGAGTGAAGTAGAAATAACTAGCAATTATTTCAATCAAAAAGCCTCCTTTTTAGCACGTTTAGGCTCTGGAAGTGCTTGTAGAAGTATTGAAGGCGATTTAGTAGTCTGGGGAGCACATAATGAAATTACCAATAGTTCTAATTTATTTGGTGTTAAGTACCCATTTGAGGTTCATGAAAATTTTAAAAATTATCAAGACACTATTTTATTAGTAGATAAAGGCGAAAAACAAGTAAGTAGTACGGTAGGTCACGGGTTAATGCATAACCACCCTTTTGCAGAACAGCGTTTTCAACAAGCACATAATAACCTTTCTCAGTTAATAAAGGTGTTTAAAGAAGGTGATTTATATGCTTTTATAAATATTGTAGAAAGTGAGGCGCTAACTTTACATGCTATGATGATGACTAGCTTACCCTATTTTATTTTAATGAAACCTAATACTTTACAAATTATTAATAAAATATGGGCGTATAGAACTGAAACAAAATCAAAAATATGTTTTACCTTAGATGCAGGAGCTAACGTGCATGTGTTATATCCTCAAAATGAACGCGAACAAGTTATAGAATTCATTAAAAATGAATTAGTTGCATATTGTCAAAATGGGCAGTATATTTGTGATCAAATAGGCTTTGGGGCTAAACAATTAACAATGAGTAGTTGATAATTGATAATGAAGAAAGATAATGTTGTAAAACCTCAAAACTAAAATAATTATCAATTATAAATTGTTAATTTTCAGTTGAAACTATGAAAGGACCACTTTTTTATTCTAAAATATTACTCTTTGGAGAGTATGGTATCATTAAAGACTCCAAAGGTTTATCTATTCCTTATAGTTTTTACAATGGGGCATTAAAAACGGATAAGAATCTTTCTGGAAAAGCAAAAAAATCAAACGAAAGTTTAAAGAAGTTTACTCAATATTTAGAAACTTTAGATGCTAGTTTGGTTACGTTTGATTTAGAGGCCTTAAACAAGCATGTTGAAGCTGGTATGTACTTTGATTCTTCCATTCCTCAAGGTTATGGTGTGGGTAGTAGTGGTGCTCTAGTAGCAGCTATTTATGATAAGTATGCACAAGATAAAATTACCGTTCTTGAAAATTTAACGCGAGAAAAACTGCTTAAATTAAAAGCAATTTTTTCGGCAATGGAATCTTTTTTTCATGGCAAGTCTTCAGGTTTAGATCCGTTAAATAGTTATTTAAGCATTCCTATTCTTATAAATTCAAAAGACAATATAGAAGCTACCGGAATTCCATCGCAAAAAACTGATGGCAAAGGTGCTGTGTTTTTATTAGATAGTGGTATGATTGGTGAAACCGCGCCTATGATTAGGATTTTTATGGAAAACATGAAGCAAGAAGGATTTCGTAAAATGATTAAAAATCAATTTATAAAACATACTGATGCTTGTGTTGAAGATTTCTTAAAGGGCGATATAAAATCGTTGTTTTCAAATACTAAACAGTTGTCTAAAGTGGTGCTCAACCATTTTAAACCTATGATACCAAAGCAATTTCATGACCTTTGGAAAAAAGGACTGGAAACCAATGATTACTATTTAAAACTTTGTGGCTCTGGTGGCGGAGGTTACATTCTTGGTTTTACAGAAGATTTACAAAAAGCAAAACAAGCACTTGCGGGTCATAAATTAGAAGTAGTTTATAATTTCTAATAGCTTTATTTTATCCTGAATATATTTCAGGTTCTCATCAAATTTAGTTTCTATGCTATCAAGACAACAGAAACATATTTTACTAAAATTCTTTAGTATGTTTTCTGTTATTAGAGGCTATAATATTTTGGTAATTGTAATTGCTCAATACCTAACATCTATATATATTCTTGCACCCAATATACCCTTAAAAGGTGTTGTGTTTGATGTAAATTTATTTATGTTAGTTCTAGCATCTGCAGCTACTATAGCTGGTGGTTACATTATTAATAGTTTTTACGATTCAGAAAAAGATTTAATCAATCGCCCCATAAAGTCAAAGTTAGATAGGTTGGTAAGCCAAAATACCAAACTATCCTTTTATTTTGTACTTAATTTTTTGGCAGTAATTATGGCAAGTTATGTGTCTTTTAAAGCCGTAGTATTCTTTTCTCTTTACATTTTTGGTATTTGGTTTTATTCACACAAGCTTAAAAGATTGCCATTTATAGGTAATTTAACATCGGCAACATTAACTATAACACCATTTTTTGCCATTTTTATGTATTACAAAAATTATGAAACCGTCATTTTTGTGCATGCTACTTACTTGTTTTTAATAATCTCTATGAGAGAACTTACCAAAGATTTAGAAAACATAAAAGGCGATTTAGCTCAGAATTACCATACCATACCCATAACTTACGGAGAAAAAGCTTCTAAAATAATGCTTACAACATTAGCAGTATTAACATTAGTGCCTACTTATCTTTTGCTTTTTCGTTTTCAAATAGGACACATGTATATATTCTTTTATTTGGGTATTGTGCTACTTGTTCTTTTTTTAGTCATACTCTGGCGTTCTAAAACAAAAATTCATTATCTCATACTTCATAATATTTTAAAATTTATTTTGTTAGCAGGGGTGTTTAGTATTTTACTAATTGATGTAAGCGTTATTTTAAACCGAATTTAAAAGTTTTGGGCTTTCTGTGTTACAGGCTAACTAGCTACAAAAAGCATTCACAATGTCTTATTTATCAAAGTAAACAGTATGAGTAAACTCTAACGTGGGTTTCGTCTTAAATTTTATTTTAGTTAACAGAGATAAAAATTATAAATAGGTAGTCAAAAATCGTCAATCGTAAATTAAAGTATATCTTTGCAAAAAATTAGCGTTTATGAGCAAGCAACAAGGTAAAGGACAAGGAAAACCTTCAGGAAGATTTAATAAAAATAAATCTAAAGGAGTATCAAAAACAAGTGCTTCCGCCAAAAAATCAAACAGCAATGAAATTAGGTTAAATAAATACATTGCTAATGCTGGTATTTGTTCTCGTAGAGAGGCCGATGTTCATATAGCTACGGGCTTAGTGTCAGTAAACGGTAAAGTAGTAACAGAAATGGGTTACAAAGTAAAACCTACAGATGAGGTTCGTTATGATGGCGCTAGAGTAAACCCAGAGAAAAAAGCTTATGTACTTTTAAATAAACCTAAAGGATTTGCAACTACCACTAGCGAAGGGAAAGGACGTACCGTTATGGATTTAGTTGCTAATGCTACTTCTTCAAGAATAAAGCCTATTGGGCGTTTAGGTAGAAACTCTAAAGGCTTGCTATTGTTTACCAATGACCTTGAAATTGAAAATAAATTTAAAAACTCTAAAAATGGCGTGCCTCGTCTATTTCATATAGAATTAGATAAAAATTTAAAGCTAGAAGATTTAAAGAAAATCCAAAACGGTTTTAAAATTCAAGGAAAACTCATTTCAGTAGAAGAAATTAGTTATATTGAAGGTGCTTCAAAAAAAGAAATTGGTTTAAAAATAAAGAATACTGGTAACACCATTATTCGTACCATTTTTGATTATTTTAACTATGATGTTATAAGTATAGATTGTGTTGCCATTGCACATCTTACCAAAAAAGACATTCCGCGTGGGCACTGGAAACACCTTTCTAAAGAAGAACTATCAATGCTTCAAATGCTATAAACCAATCTTAATTAGGGTGTTTTTACTTTCTAAATAAACTTAACAATTACATAATATTATGGTACACTTTTTTGTGTTTCATTTGTGCTAAGTTTAATTTTAATGCATTGGTTAAAAATTTTATGTTTGAGTTTCAGAAATATTTTTTAAATTGAACCTATTATTTTTAGTATTTGTTTTAAAAATAACCCCAAAGTAAAATGATACGTAAAATTGTAGATTACCAAAAATTGAATGAAGATATCTTGAATCTTCTTGTAGAGAAGTTTCCAGACGGTTATGATGATGACGATATAATTTCATTTAGAAATGCTAAAAATGAAGTTATAGAAGCTGTTGAAGTGAGAACAGAAGATACCATTTATTTGGTAAAGGTAGGAAAGCGTTTAGTACAGGCAATGCAAGATTTTGGTGATGAAGATGAAACGGATGATATAACAACAAGTACACCACCTGCTCCAGAAGCAGATTTTGATAAAGAAGCAGATTAGTAATATTGATTTTGATTAGTTAGATGAAAACCGCGGTTTTTAAGTCTTATCAAGATGGTTATTATACATTTTGGTTTGACAATGGAGACGAACTTTCTTTTGAAGAAGTTCACCCAAAAGCATTGTATAAGTACAATTTAAAAGAAGATGAATCTTTTATAGACAAAACATTTAAACTCACCTACTCAGAAGTTTTTGATGATTTAGATGATTCTGTAATTTATAGAATAGAGTCGCTCACTTTGCTTTAAGTTTATTTTTATAAACATCCCAAAAGAATACACCATACACAATAAGGTATTCTATAGTTATAACAATAAGGTTTTCATGCTTATTGGCATTTCCTGTTTGTATGTATGCCAAATAACTTAAAATAATAACAAAGCTCCACACTAAAGGAAACTTATACTTGGTAAAAACATTCAAAGCAAGTAAGGTAGCAACATACCAAGGGTGTACTGTGGTGGCTGTAAAGTAATAAAAACTTAATACCAGCAACATAGCAGTAATAAGTGTTATAGGCGTTTTGTTCTTTCTAAAAAAGGAGATAATAAGCACAAATAAAATAACTACAAGTGGGATTATTTTTCCAATAATGGCAATTTGGTTATAGCCTGTAAGGGCATAACCAATTTCCCGAGCAATATAGTATAGGCTTGCATTAAACTCAAAGTTTTGAAGCCAAAGTGCTACAGTTTCGGTGTAGTTTGAAATAAATTGACTTGAAAAAAATGGTGCAAAAAGCAAAAGCGTTACACCACCAACAATAGTATAAAATAAAATAAGTTTTGTTATTCCTTGTTTGTTACTTGTAGTATTTGAAATAAACCACTGAAAAACTAAAGGCAAAAATATTAACGGAATTAACTTTGTAGAAATAGATAAGGCTAAAACCACCGCAGCCCATATCCACCTACCTGAAACCAATAAATATAAACTCCAAATTAAAAAGAAAATCATAACACCTTCAAAGTGTAAGTTTCCTGTAAGTTCTATAATGATAAACGGATTTAAAATATACCAAAAAATATGATGAGCAGGTAGTTTAAGTATTTGTAAAAGCTTTTTGCCAAAGTAAAGGGTTCCAAAATCGGCAGCTATAATAATAAGTCGTAGTCCAATTACAGAACTTAAAATGCTTGTTCCGGGAAATAAATTTGCAAGCACAAAACAAAATTGATTAATAGGAGGGTAATTGGTAAAATGACTAGCGTTAAGTTTGCCCATGCCTTCATACAATTCCATTTTATTAGGGAAATCATTTAAAAAACCTTGAGATATCTGGTATTCTGGAGTAG contains:
- a CDS encoding DUF1697 domain-containing protein, encoding MKTFIALLRGINVGGQKRIPMAELCELLEKKGFKEVRTYIQSGNVIFNSSETNEDALALKIQEAIKAHFRFEVPVLVILPSELKQIFNDCPFPQEKKEHSYFTFLFTNPDKNFVEKLTATSYPNEEFLITPNCIYFYCTIGYGKAKCSNNFFENKLKTTSTARNYKTVLKLLSLTSQIT
- a CDS encoding metallophosphoesterase gives rise to the protein MTHHLRLFLIFISLILLNNCATYKAQYKGVVVTGNFQEEDIIHSFYLIGDAGNSPIGSKSPTVEVLGEELKKASKHSTVLFLGDNIYPKGMPAKKSKNRAFAEHQLNVQTDIVKDFKGDAIFIPGNHDWYNNGLKGLKRQEKYIEERLGKNTFLPEDGCPIEKVDISDDIVLIIIDSEWYITNWDKHPTMNDDCEIKTRAKFFEELEGLIKKARGKTTVLAIHHPMFTNGPHGGQYSFKSHLTPLPILGTLKNILRKTSGVSPADIQNKKYNTLKKRIVTLAQENDKVIFVSGHEHGLQYLVKDNLPQIISGAGSKSTATRNVSGEFSSSALGYARLDVLKDGSSYVRFYSAKNNELIYQNQVYSEDEKEHTAKYNASFPKEVKASVYTKEEVHKSKFYKTVWGDRYREYYGVKVNAPTVNLDTLFGGLKPFRKGGGHQSKSLHLKDKAGKRYVMRAIRKSAVVYLQAMAFKDQYIEGQFDNTLTERLLQDFYTGSHPYAPFVTGELSDAVGLYHTNPVLYYVPKQDALGQFNTNFGDELYMIEEHVSDGHGNLKSFGYSNKIESTDDLIKKLRKDEKYEVDDIMFLRARLFDMAIGDWDRHIDQWRWAEFKDKASGKIIYKPIPRDRDQAFSIMGDGALMNFATRVIPPLKLMEGFNEDIRNVKGFNYSPFSLDMMLLNKTTLKQWQEQALYIQEHITDDVIDKAFKEFPKEVQTQTILKIKQILKQRLKNLPQIANRYYHALNKYVLVTGTDKDDFFEIERMPNGNTKVTGYRIKKGKKADVFYEKLFNANETKEVWVYGIDDEDVFKVFGEGDNLIKMRLVGGQNNDVYTIENGKKIKIYDYKTKKNTFATNKGIKKLTDNYETNIYDYTKPKSNTNQFIPTIGANPDDGLKIGFINTYTHYGFARNPFTSQHTVSGAYYFATNGYDVAYNAEFANVVGNMNLQLNVRFTSPNYAINFFGFGNETNNPEADENDGLDVGLNYNRVKLQTLKFSPALIWKGELGASFKIGLNYESIEVEETEGRFINEFIGDNIETNNTFLGAKMEYSYHNKDNEAFPTLGMESNFQLGYTTNIDNSKSFGYFIPSLGIDYKVIPSGQLVLASKVKAHINIGDEDDIEFYQGANIGANSGLRGYRNERFTGMSSFVQSTDLRLNLRKIKTGLLPLNFGVYGGFDYGRVWYKENHSNVLNTSIGGGVFANAADVITLNLSAFNSDDGVLLAFKLGFGF
- a CDS encoding mannosyltransferase, which encodes MQLNLALLKHYKTPLLITLISCGLFFVFAYNLERTQYLKLVTLYTALFGLFYWLIKKHSNNLKFLTLIAFLFRAVFILAIPNLSQDFYRFIWDGNMTILGFNPYLSTPEYQISQGFLNDFPNKMELYEGMGKLNASHFTNYPPINQFCFVLANLFPGTSILSSVIGLRLIIIAADFGTLYFGKKLLQILKLPAHHIFWYILNPFIIIELTGNLHFEGVMIFFLIWSLYLLVSGRWIWAAVVLALSISTKLIPLIFLPLVFQWFISNTTSNKQGITKLILFYTIVGGVTLLLFAPFFSSQFISNYTETVALWLQNFEFNASLYYIAREIGYALTGYNQIAIIGKIIPLVVILFVLIISFFRKNKTPITLITAMLLVLSFYYFTATTVHPWYVATLLALNVFTKYKFPLVWSFVIILSYLAYIQTGNANKHENLIVITIEYLIVYGVFFWDVYKNKLKAK
- a CDS encoding pseudouridine synthase, giving the protein MSKQQGKGQGKPSGRFNKNKSKGVSKTSASAKKSNSNEIRLNKYIANAGICSRREADVHIATGLVSVNGKVVTEMGYKVKPTDEVRYDGARVNPEKKAYVLLNKPKGFATTTSEGKGRTVMDLVANATSSRIKPIGRLGRNSKGLLLFTNDLEIENKFKNSKNGVPRLFHIELDKNLKLEDLKKIQNGFKIQGKLISVEEISYIEGASKKEIGLKIKNTGNTIIRTIFDYFNYDVISIDCVAIAHLTKKDIPRGHWKHLSKEELSMLQML
- a CDS encoding geranylgeranylglycerol-phosphate geranylgeranyltransferase, with the translated sequence MLSRQQKHILLKFFSMFSVIRGYNILVIVIAQYLTSIYILAPNIPLKGVVFDVNLFMLVLASAATIAGGYIINSFYDSEKDLINRPIKSKLDRLVSQNTKLSFYFVLNFLAVIMASYVSFKAVVFFSLYIFGIWFYSHKLKRLPFIGNLTSATLTITPFFAIFMYYKNYETVIFVHATYLFLIISMRELTKDLENIKGDLAQNYHTIPITYGEKASKIMLTTLAVLTLVPTYLLLFRFQIGHMYIFFYLGIVLLVLFLVILWRSKTKIHYLILHNILKFILLAGVFSILLIDVSVILNRI
- a CDS encoding diphosphomevalonate/mevalonate 3,5-bisphosphate decarboxylase family protein, which gives rise to MTVNDFIPKEAYKTSANGSVTWESPSNIALVKYWGKKENQIPANPSISFTLSGCKTTTKLSYSKKETSNNFSFEVFLNDEKKDSFKPKIDTFFKRIVQYVPFIKNYHFVIETTNTFPHSSGIASSASGMSALALCLMSVERSLSEVEITSNYFNQKASFLARLGSGSACRSIEGDLVVWGAHNEITNSSNLFGVKYPFEVHENFKNYQDTILLVDKGEKQVSSTVGHGLMHNHPFAEQRFQQAHNNLSQLIKVFKEGDLYAFINIVESEALTLHAMMMTSLPYFILMKPNTLQIINKIWAYRTETKSKICFTLDAGANVHVLYPQNEREQVIEFIKNELVAYCQNGQYICDQIGFGAKQLTMSS
- a CDS encoding mevalonate kinase, translated to MKGPLFYSKILLFGEYGIIKDSKGLSIPYSFYNGALKTDKNLSGKAKKSNESLKKFTQYLETLDASLVTFDLEALNKHVEAGMYFDSSIPQGYGVGSSGALVAAIYDKYAQDKITVLENLTREKLLKLKAIFSAMESFFHGKSSGLDPLNSYLSIPILINSKDNIEATGIPSQKTDGKGAVFLLDSGMIGETAPMIRIFMENMKQEGFRKMIKNQFIKHTDACVEDFLKGDIKSLFSNTKQLSKVVLNHFKPMIPKQFHDLWKKGLETNDYYLKLCGSGGGGYILGFTEDLQKAKQALAGHKLEVVYNF
- a CDS encoding NAD(P)/FAD-dependent oxidoreductase, which produces MEYYDVIIIGGGAAGFFAAINVAEINPDLRIAILEKSKEGLQKVKVSGGGRCNVTHAEFMPSELVQNYPRGEKELLGPFHQFMTGDTIAWFEKRGVALKIEEDGRMFPESNSSQTIIDCFLTEANKHKVAVFYSTTVQSINKHQEFWEIKTNTNNFHAKNIVVATGSSPKVWRLLEKLNHHIVKPVPSLFTFNVNDKRIKNIPGVVAQDVLVKVLSSKLESQGPLLITHVGFSAPAILKLSAWGAIELAEKNYKFQIEINFIKQDFQECLGALKDIKQALAKKTVFKFSQFELPKRLWQQLVLASTIDESTKWAEINKKQLETLATQLTKAVFNVDGKSTFKEEFVTAGGVDLKEVNFKTFESKLHKNLYFAGEVLNIDAITGGFNFQNAWTGAYIVAKNISN